In Geobacillus kaustophilus, a genomic segment contains:
- a CDS encoding acyl-CoA dehydrogenase family protein, producing MISFQPTEEEQAFFQVARSLAVEKIRPAARECEKRRTVSADLIARVDELGLSALELPESWGGLELPLLSQALIWQGLSYGDLGVVQGLPGAGEASSLFRLSSEHRVWHRYREMAKGGRPTVAWIDEAGQKEPLKQAIRVRRRGSGYIVDGVSSPVRLASKADWAVIAARDEEEETVLLAFDERAWEIEEGDIRLGLLTSGIARLRFAEVYAGPEQLVARGSEAETLLHRVRARNQVIEAAKEVGLMEAALDYAVEYTAGRKAFDQEIAKFQGVSFTIAEMAFACRGAKLLVWQAAAAVDRGDEQADGCAWSALSRAHRSLRYVTDQAVQMLGGHGYVQEYPVEKWMRDAQAQVMLYGRETDWLIRRGEQLLGKRKERVAP from the coding sequence GTGATTTCGTTTCAACCGACTGAAGAAGAACAGGCGTTTTTTCAAGTCGCCCGCAGCCTTGCCGTCGAGAAAATTCGCCCGGCTGCGAGGGAGTGCGAGAAGCGCCGGACCGTTTCAGCTGACTTGATTGCCCGGGTGGACGAACTCGGCTTGTCGGCGCTCGAGCTCCCGGAATCGTGGGGAGGCCTGGAACTGCCGCTTCTGTCGCAAGCGCTCATTTGGCAAGGGCTCAGCTACGGCGATTTGGGCGTCGTTCAAGGGCTTCCGGGGGCTGGGGAGGCATCATCCCTTTTTCGCCTCTCTTCTGAACACCGCGTATGGCATCGGTATCGGGAAATGGCGAAAGGAGGAAGGCCGACCGTCGCGTGGATCGATGAAGCAGGACAAAAGGAACCGCTGAAGCAAGCGATTCGCGTGCGCCGGCGCGGCAGCGGATATATTGTGGACGGGGTGTCGTCTCCAGTCCGCTTGGCGTCAAAAGCCGACTGGGCGGTCATCGCCGCTAGGGACGAAGAAGAGGAAACGGTATTGCTCGCCTTTGATGAGCGAGCATGGGAGATCGAAGAAGGAGACATCAGGCTTGGGCTGCTTACTTCCGGCATCGCGCGCCTTCGGTTTGCGGAAGTGTACGCCGGTCCGGAACAACTCGTTGCCCGCGGCTCGGAAGCGGAAACATTGCTTCACCGCGTACGCGCGCGAAATCAAGTCATCGAAGCGGCGAAGGAAGTGGGCTTGATGGAGGCGGCGCTCGATTACGCGGTCGAATATACGGCTGGAAGAAAAGCGTTCGACCAAGAGATCGCCAAGTTCCAAGGGGTGTCGTTTACGATCGCAGAGATGGCGTTTGCCTGCCGCGGGGCGAAACTGCTTGTATGGCAAGCGGCTGCTGCGGTTGACCGAGGGGATGAACAGGCGGACGGCTGCGCCTGGAGCGCGTTGTCCCGGGCCCATCGTTCGCTGCGCTACGTCACCGATCAGGCCGTGCAAATGCTCGGCGGGCACGGGTACGTGCAAGAATATCCAGTCGAAAAATGGATGCGCGACGCCCAGGCGCAAGTGATGCTGTACGGCCGGGAAACGGACTGGCTCATCCGCCGCGGCGAACAGCTGCTGGGCAAACGGAAAGAGAGGGTGGCGCCATGA
- a CDS encoding class I SAM-dependent methyltransferase, which translates to MMTPVERMFTVLDETAEILQEELQCTYLEAVAETGENLFHGDVLQSEVSELNAKRLKKQYRELMLERFQNEEIRKAFQLAVLKGMRKHVQPHHQMTPDAVSLFLAYLVREFTRSHLALTILDPAVGTANLLTAVLNGLRGKQAASYGSDVDDLLVKLAYVNANLQKHPVQLFNQDSLRPLFVEPVDVVVCDLPVGYYPDEDNAARFALKAKEGRSYAHHLFIEQSLRYTKEGGYLFFLIPNTLFSSPQAGQLNEFLKEAAIVQGVLQLPLSMFKNDQAAKSVFILQKKGPNVKKPKHVLLVELPRFSNKSAMQAMMAKIDAWIAEEKER; encoded by the coding sequence ATGATGACGCCGGTCGAACGAATGTTTACGGTTTTGGACGAAACAGCCGAGATTTTGCAAGAAGAATTGCAATGCACGTATTTGGAGGCCGTCGCGGAGACGGGGGAGAATTTGTTCCATGGCGACGTGCTGCAAAGCGAAGTGAGCGAGCTGAACGCGAAACGGCTGAAAAAGCAGTATCGCGAACTGATGCTGGAACGGTTTCAAAACGAAGAGATCCGCAAGGCGTTTCAGCTTGCGGTGTTAAAAGGGATGCGCAAACACGTCCAGCCGCATCATCAAATGACCCCGGATGCGGTCAGTTTGTTTTTGGCCTATTTAGTCCGCGAGTTTACGCGCTCGCATTTGGCGCTGACGATCCTCGATCCGGCCGTCGGCACGGCGAATTTATTGACGGCGGTGTTAAATGGCCTTCGTGGAAAACAGGCGGCTAGCTACGGCAGCGATGTCGACGATTTGCTTGTCAAATTGGCCTATGTCAACGCGAACTTGCAAAAGCATCCGGTGCAGCTGTTTAACCAAGACAGCCTAAGGCCGCTGTTTGTCGAGCCGGTTGACGTCGTCGTCTGCGATTTGCCGGTCGGCTATTACCCGGATGAGGACAATGCCGCCCGCTTCGCCTTAAAAGCGAAGGAAGGGCGGTCGTATGCCCACCATTTGTTCATCGAGCAAAGCTTGCGCTATACAAAAGAGGGCGGCTACTTGTTTTTCCTCATCCCGAATACGCTGTTCTCGAGCCCGCAGGCGGGGCAGCTGAACGAATTTTTAAAAGAAGCGGCCATCGTCCAAGGAGTCTTGCAGCTGCCGCTGTCGATGTTTAAAAATGATCAGGCGGCCAAAAGCGTGTTTATTTTGCAAAAGAAAGGACCGAATGTCAAAAAGCCAAAACACGTGCTGCTTGTTGAGCTTCCTCGTTTTTCAAACAAGTCGGCGATGCAGGCGATGATGGCGAAAATCGACGCCTGGATCGCCGAAGAAAAAGAACGTTGA
- a CDS encoding acetate kinase, giving the protein MAKVLAINAGSSSLKFQLFEMPAETVLAKGVVERIGFDDAIFTIVVNGEKHQEVTAIPDHAAAVKMLLDKLIRYGVIRSFDEIDGIGHRVVHGGEKFSDSVLITEDVIKQIEEVSELAPLHNPANLVGIRAFQEVLPDVPAVAVFDTAFHQTMPEQSFLYSLPYEYYTKFGIRKYGFHGTSHKYVTQRAAELLGRPIEQLRLISCHLGNGASIAAVEGGKSIDTSMGFTPLAGVAMGTRSGNIDPALIPYIMEKTGMTADEVIEVLNKKSGMLGLSGISSDLRDLEKVAAEGNERAELALEVFANRIHKYIGSYAARMCGVDAIIFTAGIGENSEVVRAKVLRGLEFMGVYWDPILNKVRGKEAFISYPHSPVKVLVIPTNEELMIARDVMRLANLETTSQRAS; this is encoded by the coding sequence ATGGCGAAAGTGCTAGCCATTAATGCGGGAAGTTCCTCGTTGAAATTTCAGCTGTTTGAGATGCCGGCGGAAACGGTGTTGGCCAAAGGGGTCGTCGAACGGATCGGCTTTGACGATGCGATCTTCACCATCGTCGTGAACGGCGAAAAGCATCAAGAAGTGACGGCCATTCCGGATCATGCTGCCGCCGTCAAAATGTTGCTTGATAAGCTCATTCGCTACGGCGTTATCCGTTCGTTTGACGAAATTGACGGCATTGGCCACCGCGTCGTTCACGGCGGGGAGAAGTTCAGCGATTCGGTGCTCATCACCGAGGACGTCATCAAGCAAATTGAAGAAGTGTCCGAGCTCGCCCCGCTCCATAACCCGGCCAACCTCGTCGGCATTCGGGCGTTTCAGGAAGTGCTGCCGGACGTGCCGGCGGTGGCGGTGTTTGACACGGCGTTCCACCAAACGATGCCGGAACAGTCGTTTTTATACAGCTTGCCGTATGAGTATTACACGAAGTTCGGCATCCGCAAGTACGGCTTCCACGGCACGTCGCACAAATACGTCACCCAGCGGGCGGCGGAGCTTCTCGGCCGGCCGATCGAACAGCTGCGCCTCATCTCGTGCCATTTAGGCAACGGAGCGAGCATCGCAGCGGTCGAGGGCGGCAAGTCGATCGACACTTCCATGGGCTTTACGCCGTTAGCCGGCGTGGCGATGGGGACGCGCTCCGGCAACATCGACCCGGCGCTCATCCCGTACATTATGGAAAAAACGGGAATGACCGCCGATGAAGTGATTGAAGTGCTGAACAAAAAGAGCGGCATGCTCGGTCTGTCGGGCATCTCGAGCGATTTGCGCGACTTGGAAAAGGTGGCAGCCGAAGGAAATGAGCGCGCGGAACTCGCGCTTGAAGTGTTTGCGAATCGCATTCATAAATACATCGGCTCATACGCGGCACGCATGTGCGGCGTTGATGCCATCATTTTCACGGCCGGCATCGGCGAAAACAGCGAAGTCGTGCGCGCCAAAGTGCTGCGCGGCCTCGAGTTCATGGGGGTGTACTGGGATCCTATTCTAAACAAAGTGCGCGGCAAAGAAGCGTTCATCAGCTACCCGCACTCGCCGGTCAAAGTGCTCGTCATCCCGACCAATGAAGAGTTGATGATCGCCCGCGACGTCATGCGGCTGGCGAATTTGGAAACGACAAGCCAAAGAGCTTCATGA
- a CDS encoding acyl-CoA dehydrogenase family protein yields MISFEFSPQQKQIKELVHWFAKHEMRPIALEADRLGRVPDEWLKKVNKMGIQLNTSSFSGGRPLSHSEGKKEKKEREGNRVAVIAAEELAWGCPGIALSLPGPGLGGPPIQSSGTPEQKQRFLSIFTKEEPRWGAYALTEPEAGSDASGIRTTARKVDGGYILNGQKIFITNGARASWVVVFATVDPTLGRAGHRAFVVEKGTPGFSATRVVHKMGLRANETAELLFEDCFVPDEHLLGGEELYSANANQPSGFRVAMKTFDSTRPIVAAMAVGIARAAYEYTLDIVRSEYPKQGRLYYEAAALLAEAEQEINAARLLTWEAAWKADIGEPNAMEAAVCKAVAGNMALHVCAMCLELLGPVGLDGHLVEKLYRDVKVFDIFEGTQQIQRLVTARRLYAPYGVHV; encoded by the coding sequence ATGATTTCCTTTGAATTCTCGCCGCAGCAAAAACAAATCAAAGAGCTCGTCCATTGGTTCGCCAAACATGAAATGCGCCCGATTGCGCTTGAGGCCGACCGGCTCGGACGGGTGCCGGACGAATGGCTCAAGAAAGTCAACAAAATGGGCATTCAGCTGAATACGTCCTCGTTCAGCGGGGGGCGTCCGCTGTCTCATTCGGAAGGGAAAAAAGAGAAAAAAGAACGCGAAGGCAACCGCGTGGCGGTCATCGCCGCCGAGGAGCTTGCGTGGGGCTGCCCGGGCATTGCTCTGTCCCTTCCCGGCCCCGGCCTTGGCGGACCGCCGATTCAATCGAGCGGCACGCCGGAGCAGAAGCAGCGGTTTTTGTCCATTTTCACGAAGGAGGAGCCGCGCTGGGGAGCTTACGCGCTGACGGAGCCCGAAGCCGGCTCGGACGCGTCCGGCATCCGCACGACGGCGAGGAAAGTCGATGGCGGTTATATCTTAAACGGGCAAAAAATTTTCATCACGAACGGCGCCCGCGCTTCCTGGGTCGTCGTGTTCGCCACCGTCGATCCGACACTCGGGCGCGCCGGTCACCGGGCATTTGTCGTCGAAAAAGGGACGCCAGGCTTCAGTGCGACGCGCGTCGTTCATAAGATGGGCCTGCGCGCCAACGAAACCGCGGAGCTCTTGTTCGAAGACTGCTTTGTTCCCGATGAACATTTGCTTGGCGGTGAAGAGCTGTATAGCGCAAACGCGAATCAACCGTCCGGCTTCCGAGTGGCGATGAAAACGTTTGACAGCACACGCCCGATCGTCGCTGCCATGGCCGTCGGCATCGCCCGCGCCGCCTATGAATATACGCTTGACATCGTTCGCAGCGAATACCCGAAACAAGGACGGTTGTACTATGAAGCAGCCGCCCTGCTTGCCGAGGCGGAGCAAGAAATCAATGCGGCGCGTCTTTTAACATGGGAAGCGGCGTGGAAAGCCGACATCGGCGAGCCGAATGCGATGGAAGCGGCTGTCTGCAAGGCAGTAGCCGGCAACATGGCGCTTCATGTATGTGCGATGTGTCTCGAGCTGCTCGGACCAGTCGGCCTTGACGGACATTTGGTCGAGAAATTGTACCGCGATGTGAAAGTGTTTGACATTTTCGAAGGCACGCAGCAAATCCAGCGACTTGTCACAGCAAGACGGTTGTATGCGCCATACGGCGTGCACGTATAG
- the ytfJ gene encoding GerW family sporulation protein, with the protein MTNHPIQGLMTTAMENLKQMIDVNTIIGDPVETPDGSVILTVSKVGFGFAAGGSEFMLDGQQNGQGAQPGGNGQAQGHGHPFGGGSGGGVSITPIAFLVVNSSGVKLLHLDESTHLYEKILDVAPQAFEKIQAMLKKNKKDGAASETANDFDI; encoded by the coding sequence ATGACGAACCATCCGATTCAAGGGCTGATGACAACAGCGATGGAAAACTTAAAACAAATGATCGACGTCAATACGATTATCGGCGACCCGGTGGAGACGCCTGACGGCAGCGTCATTTTGACCGTCTCGAAAGTCGGGTTCGGGTTTGCCGCGGGTGGCAGCGAGTTTATGCTGGACGGCCAACAAAACGGCCAAGGAGCGCAACCCGGCGGGAACGGGCAGGCTCAAGGCCATGGGCATCCGTTTGGCGGCGGCAGCGGCGGGGGCGTCTCGATTACGCCGATTGCGTTTCTCGTCGTCAACTCGTCCGGGGTGAAGCTGCTCCATTTGGACGAAAGCACGCACTTATACGAAAAAATTCTTGATGTCGCGCCGCAGGCGTTCGAGAAGATTCAGGCGATGCTGAAGAAAAATAAGAAAGACGGCGCGGCATCCGAAACAGCGAACGACTTTGATATTTAG
- the sppA gene encoding signal peptide peptidase SppA encodes MNRKRWTALAIAAALFVISVLVQAVGVLLSDKAGGWSESWLALMESPFTEEVIAEGDPLKKIAVLEVNGVIQDAGEAESFLSSSQYNHQTFLQMIQQAKEDRDVKAIILRINSPGGGVAESAEIYDQLMKLKKKTNKPIYVSMGAMAASGGYYIAAAGDKIFASPETITGSIGVIMQSVNYEGLAKKYGVELVTIKSGPYKDIMNPARKMTEAEREILQRLINDSYDAFVDVVAKGRKLPEDTVRKLADGRIYDGRQAKSLRLVDEFGYLDDAIAALKKEHHLTGAQVVKYVNDAPWSSLFEMVSNRMKPDSEAAALIRLLSRPSSPRLMYLYAE; translated from the coding sequence TGTTCGTAATCTCGGTGCTTGTTCAAGCGGTCGGCGTTCTTTTGTCCGACAAGGCCGGCGGCTGGTCGGAAAGCTGGCTGGCGCTCATGGAGTCGCCATTTACCGAAGAAGTCATCGCCGAGGGCGATCCGTTGAAAAAAATCGCTGTGTTGGAAGTGAACGGCGTCATTCAAGATGCGGGGGAAGCGGAGTCGTTTCTTTCCTCATCACAGTATAACCACCAAACGTTTTTGCAAATGATCCAACAGGCGAAAGAGGATCGAGATGTCAAAGCCATCATCTTGCGCATCAATTCGCCGGGCGGCGGTGTCGCGGAAAGCGCGGAAATTTACGATCAGCTGATGAAGCTGAAAAAGAAGACGAACAAGCCGATTTACGTATCGATGGGAGCGATGGCGGCTTCGGGCGGCTACTATATCGCTGCGGCCGGCGATAAAATTTTCGCCAGCCCGGAGACGATCACCGGCTCGATCGGCGTCATCATGCAAAGCGTCAACTATGAAGGGCTGGCGAAGAAGTACGGCGTCGAGCTTGTCACGATCAAAAGCGGGCCGTACAAAGACATCATGAATCCGGCGCGCAAAATGACCGAGGCGGAACGGGAGATTTTGCAGCGGCTGATCAATGATTCGTATGATGCGTTTGTTGATGTGGTAGCCAAAGGGAGAAAGCTTCCGGAAGACACGGTGCGCAAGCTGGCGGACGGCCGCATTTATGACGGACGCCAAGCGAAGTCGCTCCGCCTTGTCGACGAGTTCGGCTACTTGGATGACGCCATCGCCGCACTCAAAAAAGAACACCATTTAACCGGCGCCCAAGTCGTGAAATACGTAAACGATGCGCCGTGGAGCTCGCTCTTTGAGATGGTGTCGAACCGGATGAAGCCGGACAGCGAGGCGGCTGCGCTCATCCGCCTGTTGTCGCGCCCATCCTCGCCGCGGCTTATGTATTTATACGCCGAATAA
- a CDS encoding DUF2953 domain-containing protein — protein sequence MKAVIAVIATVVLLLLLVAWIKVSVTVVFRHMKDDDECKIVVRTLFGLLRYTVRIPLIKLDMDSDAPGVAFLQKKGMGGTRGKEEKKGKLTVKKIADLFRELKRFLEQVADLHEIMKQFYRHVTIMQWEWKTTIGTGDAASTGLLAGLGWSLKYMIIGAASRYMNMKTTPVVAIVPAYDRAASETAFLCMIQFRIGHAMVAGLRVVKHWRGRRLPKRKPLAAKQANEGY from the coding sequence TTGAAAGCAGTCATCGCGGTCATCGCAACGGTTGTTCTTTTGCTTCTTCTCGTCGCCTGGATAAAAGTATCGGTGACGGTCGTGTTTCGCCATATGAAAGACGACGATGAATGCAAAATCGTGGTGCGCACGCTGTTTGGCCTCCTCCGCTACACCGTCCGCATTCCGCTCATCAAGCTGGACATGGATTCAGATGCGCCGGGGGTGGCGTTTCTCCAGAAAAAAGGCATGGGGGGGACGCGCGGAAAGGAGGAAAAGAAAGGGAAATTGACCGTAAAAAAAATCGCCGACCTGTTTCGAGAGCTGAAGCGGTTTCTCGAGCAAGTCGCCGACTTGCATGAAATTATGAAACAATTTTACCGTCACGTGACGATTATGCAATGGGAATGGAAGACGACGATTGGCACTGGCGACGCAGCATCGACCGGCTTGCTCGCAGGGCTTGGCTGGTCGTTGAAATACATGATCATCGGCGCGGCGAGCCGCTATATGAACATGAAAACAACGCCCGTTGTCGCCATCGTTCCGGCCTACGATCGGGCCGCTTCGGAAACGGCGTTTTTATGTATGATTCAGTTTCGAATCGGGCATGCTATGGTAGCAGGATTGCGAGTGGTCAAACATTGGCGCGGACGGCGGCTGCCAAAGCGAAAACCGTTGGCGGCCAAGCAGGCAAATGAAGGCTACTAG
- a CDS encoding SCP2 sterol-binding domain-containing protein, which yields MPSVKEVFALIDQQLKEDISRAEGIVAVYQFNLSGADAGVYQVVLRPDAGFVIEGEQETPDCTLSMDSEDFKKMVNGELNGTEAFMSGRLRIDGDMGLALRLQEVLGAYNSAKQ from the coding sequence ATGCCTAGTGTCAAAGAAGTGTTTGCGCTGATCGATCAACAATTGAAAGAAGACATTTCCAGAGCTGAAGGGATTGTTGCCGTGTACCAGTTCAATTTAAGCGGCGCTGATGCAGGGGTGTACCAAGTCGTTCTTCGCCCTGATGCCGGCTTTGTCATCGAGGGGGAGCAAGAGACGCCGGATTGCACGCTCAGCATGGACAGCGAAGATTTTAAAAAAATGGTGAACGGCGAGCTCAACGGAACGGAAGCGTTTATGAGCGGGCGGCTCCGCATTGACGGAGATATGGGGTTGGCGCTGCGGCTTCAAGAAGTGTTGGGGGCTTATAACAGCGCTAAACAGTGA
- a CDS encoding class I adenylate-forming enzyme family protein — MDLRAIWKNNMEQYGAYPVLIFEGREYTNVDCDARSSQLAHVLIELGVKPGDRVVVTMPNSPEAVVAFSGVLKAGAVVVPVLPLLQAQELRYIFKDCEPKVVLTAEMLWTKVKDAAHELPSPPVIVTLDDAASPRSLRTRMEQAPTSMPQVAISEHDPAALLYTSGTTGQPKGVVLTHRNLYTNAEAAAEMAKRLPTEYDRVGLGVLPISHAFGFTMMNVALLLGDRVVLLPYFEPKKVLETIERYRVTHTAMVPAMFHALCHYPDADRYDTSSLAACVSGSASLPPSLASQFQRKFGCLILEGYGLSEAAPIVTATDPTKPIKPGSVGLPLPGVKVAVVDENGNRLPPNEVGELIVSGPNVFQGYYGKEEETRQALRGGWLYTGDMALIDEDGYVFIVDRKKDVIIRGGFNIYPRDIEELLMSHPDVLEAGVVGVPSPKMGEEVAAYVVVRRGAQVNEEELIEFCQKRVAKYKSPRFLKKVGYLPKNMIGKVDKKKLREWASEFISAVQS; from the coding sequence ATGGACTTGCGGGCGATTTGGAAGAACAATATGGAGCAATACGGCGCGTATCCGGTGCTCATCTTTGAAGGGCGGGAATATACGAATGTCGACTGCGATGCCCGTTCCTCTCAGTTGGCTCATGTTTTGATCGAACTTGGGGTCAAGCCGGGCGATCGCGTTGTTGTAACGATGCCGAACAGCCCGGAAGCCGTCGTCGCCTTCAGCGGCGTCTTGAAGGCAGGGGCGGTTGTCGTGCCGGTGCTGCCGCTGCTGCAGGCGCAAGAGCTTCGCTACATTTTCAAAGACTGCGAACCGAAAGTCGTGCTGACGGCGGAAATGCTGTGGACAAAGGTGAAAGACGCCGCCCATGAGCTGCCGTCTCCGCCGGTGATTGTGACGCTGGATGACGCCGCTTCACCGCGTTCTTTGCGGACGCGAATGGAGCAGGCTCCAACCAGCATGCCGCAGGTGGCGATCAGCGAACACGATCCGGCCGCCTTGCTTTACACTTCGGGAACGACCGGCCAGCCGAAAGGGGTCGTGCTGACGCACCGCAACTTGTACACGAACGCCGAAGCTGCGGCCGAGATGGCGAAGCGGCTGCCAACCGAATATGACCGCGTCGGGCTCGGGGTGTTGCCGATCTCGCACGCGTTTGGCTTTACGATGATGAACGTCGCGCTGTTATTGGGCGATCGCGTCGTTCTTTTGCCGTATTTCGAGCCGAAAAAAGTGCTGGAGACGATCGAACGGTATCGTGTGACGCATACGGCGATGGTGCCGGCGATGTTCCACGCGTTATGCCATTACCCGGATGCCGACCGATACGATACATCGAGTCTGGCGGCTTGCGTGTCCGGCTCAGCGTCGCTCCCGCCTTCGCTCGCTAGTCAGTTTCAGCGCAAGTTCGGCTGCTTGATTTTGGAAGGGTACGGATTGTCTGAGGCAGCGCCGATCGTGACGGCGACCGATCCGACGAAGCCGATCAAGCCGGGGTCGGTCGGGCTGCCGCTGCCCGGCGTCAAGGTGGCGGTCGTTGATGAGAATGGCAACCGCCTGCCGCCAAATGAAGTTGGGGAGCTGATCGTCTCCGGTCCGAACGTGTTTCAAGGCTATTACGGAAAAGAAGAAGAGACTCGCCAGGCGTTGCGCGGCGGATGGCTGTACACCGGCGATATGGCGCTCATCGATGAAGATGGGTATGTGTTTATTGTCGACCGGAAAAAAGACGTCATCATCCGCGGCGGATTCAATATTTACCCACGCGATATCGAGGAATTGCTCATGTCTCACCCCGATGTGCTTGAAGCCGGCGTCGTCGGCGTCCCTTCGCCGAAAATGGGAGAAGAAGTCGCCGCGTATGTCGTCGTAAGGCGCGGGGCCCAAGTGAACGAAGAGGAGCTGATCGAGTTTTGCCAAAAGCGGGTGGCGAAATACAAAAGCCCGCGCTTCTTGAAAAAGGTCGGCTATTTGCCGAAAAACATGATCGGCAAAGTGGACAAAAAGAAGCTGCGTGAATGGGCCAGCGAGTTTATTTCCGCTGTTCAATCGTAA
- a CDS encoding RDD family protein codes for MTDMQITVPPADDFPPAGRPLCYGGFWLRFWAYCLDIIVVSSLNRLIVWPLFRLFDWPLARNGLFAPAAVAAAVVFYAYFVLMTKWFGQTLGKMVFGLKVVDERGEPLTWLTVLFREVIGKFIAKKLLFIGFLFVAFSEKKKGMHDQFADTIVVRE; via the coding sequence ATGACGGACATGCAAATAACGGTGCCGCCGGCGGACGATTTTCCGCCGGCTGGGCGCCCCCTCTGCTACGGCGGCTTTTGGCTTCGTTTTTGGGCGTATTGCCTTGACATCATCGTTGTCTCGAGCCTCAACCGGCTCATCGTTTGGCCGCTTTTCCGCCTGTTCGATTGGCCGCTTGCGCGGAACGGTTTGTTCGCGCCAGCGGCGGTCGCGGCCGCCGTCGTCTTTTATGCTTATTTCGTGTTGATGACGAAATGGTTTGGGCAGACGCTTGGCAAAATGGTGTTCGGCTTAAAAGTGGTCGATGAGCGCGGCGAGCCGCTCACCTGGCTCACTGTGCTGTTTCGCGAAGTCATCGGCAAATTCATCGCGAAAAAATTGCTGTTCATCGGTTTTTTGTTTGTTGCGTTTTCCGAAAAGAAAAAAGGGATGCATGACCAGTTCGCCGATACGATCGTCGTCCGCGAGTAA
- the tpx gene encoding thiol peroxidase encodes MAHVTFKGQPVTLVGNEVKVGDKAPDFTVLDQNLQEVTLADTKGRVRLISVVPSLDTGVCDAQTRRFNEEAAKLDNVKVLTISVDLPFAQKRWCGAAGIENVQVLSDHRDVSFGQAYGVLIKELRLLARAVFVIDSNDTVTYVEYVPEVTNHPNYEAAIEAAKAAK; translated from the coding sequence ATGGCCCATGTGACGTTTAAAGGGCAGCCAGTGACGCTTGTCGGCAACGAAGTGAAAGTCGGCGACAAAGCGCCGGATTTCACCGTGCTTGATCAAAACTTGCAGGAAGTGACGCTCGCGGATACGAAAGGGCGCGTCCGTCTGATCAGCGTCGTTCCGTCGCTTGACACCGGTGTGTGCGACGCGCAAACGCGCCGGTTCAACGAAGAAGCGGCGAAGCTCGACAACGTCAAGGTGCTGACGATCAGCGTCGACTTGCCGTTCGCGCAAAAGCGGTGGTGCGGCGCCGCCGGCATCGAGAACGTGCAAGTGTTGTCCGACCATCGCGATGTCTCGTTCGGACAGGCATACGGCGTCTTGATCAAAGAACTGCGCTTGCTTGCCCGCGCCGTGTTTGTCATCGACAGCAACGACACGGTGACGTATGTCGAATACGTGCCGGAAGTGACGAACCACCCGAACTACGAAGCGGCGATTGAAGCGGCGAAAGCGGCGAAATAA
- a CDS encoding enoyl-CoA hydratase/isomerase family protein: MPYETLRIERRNKGVAWVMIHNPPANAISERLMEELEKAADELEADRGVRVVVIASAHPKTFLAGADLKDMIQRGTQFAGNEAGIAEQSARMQRCFDRFATMPKPVIAAINGYALGGGCELALACDFRIMGGGKIGLTEVSLGLIPGAGGTQRLTRLVGRAKATELIFLARRLDPQEALELGLVHRVTPPERLEEEASAFAEQLSEGAVRAMGLAKRAIYAAEGLPEDGFGIEAASFAATFKTGEPAIGLAAFFQKKQPQFLR, translated from the coding sequence ATGCCTTATGAAACGTTGCGCATAGAGCGGCGAAACAAAGGAGTCGCTTGGGTGATGATCCACAACCCGCCGGCGAACGCCATTAGCGAGCGATTAATGGAAGAATTGGAGAAAGCGGCCGATGAATTGGAAGCCGACCGCGGAGTGCGCGTTGTCGTCATCGCGTCGGCCCATCCGAAAACGTTTCTCGCCGGCGCTGATTTAAAGGACATGATTCAGCGAGGAACCCAGTTTGCCGGCAATGAAGCGGGCATCGCCGAACAAAGCGCCCGCATGCAGCGCTGTTTCGACCGCTTCGCGACGATGCCGAAGCCGGTCATCGCGGCCATCAACGGCTATGCGCTCGGCGGCGGCTGTGAATTGGCCCTGGCGTGCGATTTCCGCATCATGGGCGGCGGCAAAATCGGCCTGACAGAAGTCTCGCTCGGCCTCATTCCCGGCGCGGGCGGCACGCAGCGGTTGACGCGCCTCGTCGGGCGGGCGAAAGCGACGGAACTCATTTTTCTTGCCAGACGGCTTGACCCGCAAGAAGCGCTCGAACTCGGCCTTGTTCATCGCGTCACGCCCCCGGAGCGGTTGGAAGAAGAGGCGTCGGCGTTTGCCGAGCAACTGTCAGAAGGGGCCGTGCGGGCGATGGGGCTCGCCAAGCGGGCCATCTATGCGGCCGAAGGGCTTCCAGAAGACGGATTTGGCATCGAAGCGGCGTCATTTGCGGCAACGTTTAAGACAGGAGAGCCGGCGATTGGGCTGGCGGCGTTTTTCCAAAAGAAACAACCGCAATTTTTACGTTAA